A DNA window from Engystomops pustulosus chromosome 6, aEngPut4.maternal, whole genome shotgun sequence contains the following coding sequences:
- the LOC140064123 gene encoding beta-1,3-galactosyl-O-glycosyl-glycoprotein beta-1,6-N-acetylglucosaminyltransferase 7-like, with translation MSVLGCTKSGFMLCVGLSIILLVVNNINQFKNGPYIEGEIKECGFYPRELCTALFDGKPAALVVGNICQEALPPSREEGAVILQSNCSTLIHDLHFITKPLSEEEADYPLAYIVTIHKQLNMFIKLLPAIYAPQNVYCIHIDQKSPKMYGQAVQRLASCFKNVFIASRQETVVYAGFSRLRADINCMEDLVQSNVSWKHVMNLCGQDFPMKTNREIVQYLKGKWNRRNLTPGVIQPLHMRYRTQVAYKEFVHMGKSYVYPTTQAKSSTPHNITLYFGTAYYALTKDFVEFVLTDQRAKDLLEWSKDTYSPDEHYWVTLNRIKDVPGSTPDAGWEGNIRAVKWRDQEGISHSGCSGHYVRDICIYGLGDLRWLIDSPHLFANKFDPSHYSLVTDCLERQYRLRVLEGAKVPLEESWYFQDEYAIKTFH, from the exons ATGAGCGTCCTTGGATGCACCAAGTCAGGGTTTATGTTATGTGTTGGCCTCTCCATTATCCTTTTGGTCGTAAACAATATTAACCAATTTAAGAACGGGCCGTACATTGAAGGGGAGATCAAAGAATGTGGTTTCTATCCCAGAGAGCTGTGCACAGCATTATTTGATGGGAAACCGGCTGCTCTGGTGGTAGGAAATATATGTCAAGAGGCCCTGCCCCCATCAAGAGAAGAAGGTGCAGTTATTCTGCAGTCCAACTGCTCCACCTTGATACATGACCTGCACTTCATAACAAAGCCACTGTCAGAGGAGGAGGCAGACTACCCCTTGGCAtacattgtgaccatacacaAACAATTAAATATGTTCATCAAGTTGCTACCTGCTATCTATGCCCCACAGAATGTGTACTGCATCCATATTGACCAAAAGTCTCCCAAGATGTATGGCCAGGCAGTACAGAGACTCGCAAGCTGCTTCAAAAACGTTTTTATAGCATCCAGACAGGAGACTGTGGTCTACGCTGGGTTTTCACGACTTCGCGCTGACATCAACTGCATGGAGGACCTTGTTCAATCCAATGTTTCATGGAAACACGTCATGAATTTATGTGGTCAAGACTTCCCCATGAAAACCAACAGGGAGATTGTACAGTATCTTAAGGGGAAATGGAACAGGAGGAACCTGACACCAGGGGTGATCCAGCCACTTCACATGAGATACAGGACACAAGTCGCTTATAAAGAGTTTGTCCATATGGGGAAATCCTATGTGTATCCCACCACACAAGCGAAGAGCAgcaccccacataacatcacTCTATACTTCGGGACCGCCTACTACGCCTTGACAAAAGACTTTGTAGAGTTTGTGTTGACTGACCAAAGGGCAAAGGATCTTCTGGAGTGGTCAAAAGACACATACAGTCCAGATGAACACTACTGGGTGACACTGAACAGGATAAAAG ATGTTCCAGGATCAACGCCAGACGCTGGCTGGGAGGGGAACATCAGAGCAGTTAAATGGAGGGACCAAGAGGGCATCTCTCACTCCGGCTGCAGCG GACATTACGTCCGTGACATCTGTATCTACGGTCTCGGAGATCTGCGCTGGTTGATAGATTCTCCCCATTTATTTGCAAACAAATTTGACCCCAGTCACTACAGCCTAGTTACTGACTGcctggagagacagtacagactCAGGGTCCTGGAGGGGGCCAAGGTCCCACTGGAGGAGAGCTGGTATTTCCAAGATGAGTATGCGATAAAGACCTTTCATTGA